Proteins encoded by one window of Planktothrix tepida PCC 9214:
- the queA gene encoding tRNA preQ1(34) S-adenosylmethionine ribosyltransferase-isomerase QueA, giving the protein MDQLDYWLESYNYQLPEERIAQNPVVPRDHSRLLVVDSPNSHRHCLFKDLPEFLRPGDLLVLNNTRVLPARLYGRKSSGAVVEVLLLEEKSHQTWLALVKPGKRFKSGSVIEFESISDSTTNFNPKLLRAIVLETDEETGGRLLKFEIPEEQSLIPLLEQFGNIPFPPYVTETEALPEQYQTIYAKHSGAVAAPTAGLHFTEELFQRLEQQGIDKTFLTLHVGVGTFRPVEVNQITEHQMHGEWIEVPAETIEKIEKTKASGGRIIAVGTTVVRALEGAAIAHSSNSGTSTENSKESALKSYCGKTNIFIYPGYQWRVIDGLITNFHLPKSSLLMLVSALIGRERLLSLYQAVLEEPANDFGRQYRFYSFGDAMFILPEATLKRE; this is encoded by the coding sequence ATGGATCAGTTAGATTATTGGTTAGAAAGCTACAATTATCAACTCCCAGAAGAACGCATTGCACAAAATCCTGTTGTACCCAGAGATCATTCCCGTTTGTTAGTCGTAGATTCTCCAAACTCTCATCGTCATTGTCTATTTAAAGATTTACCTGAATTTCTGCGACCGGGAGATTTATTAGTTCTGAATAATACCCGTGTTCTTCCCGCCCGTCTTTATGGACGCAAAAGTAGTGGGGCGGTGGTAGAAGTGTTATTACTCGAAGAAAAATCCCATCAGACTTGGTTAGCATTAGTTAAACCGGGTAAACGATTTAAATCGGGTTCTGTGATTGAATTTGAGTCTATTTCTGATTCTACAACAAATTTCAATCCTAAACTATTACGCGCAATTGTTTTAGAAACGGATGAGGAAACGGGAGGACGATTATTAAAATTTGAAATTCCCGAAGAACAGTCTTTAATTCCGCTTTTAGAACAGTTTGGAAATATTCCGTTTCCGCCCTATGTTACGGAGACAGAAGCATTACCGGAACAATATCAAACGATTTATGCCAAACACTCCGGGGCTGTCGCTGCGCCTACAGCCGGGTTACATTTTACAGAAGAATTATTTCAACGTTTAGAACAACAAGGCATTGACAAAACGTTTTTAACCTTACACGTTGGAGTAGGAACTTTTCGACCTGTGGAAGTAAATCAAATTACTGAACATCAAATGCACGGAGAATGGATTGAAGTTCCGGCGGAAACTATTGAGAAAATTGAGAAAACGAAAGCTTCAGGAGGTAGAATTATTGCAGTGGGAACAACGGTGGTACGAGCTTTAGAAGGAGCCGCGATCGCCCATTCTTCCAACTCGGGAACCTCAACAGAAAACTCGAAAGAATCTGCTCTTAAAAGTTATTGCGGAAAAACGAATATTTTTATTTATCCCGGATATCAATGGCGCGTCATTGATGGATTAATTACGAATTTTCACTTACCTAAATCCAGTTTATTAATGTTGGTTTCAGCCTTAATTGGGCGAGAACGGTTACTGAGTTTATATCAAGCGGTATTAGAAGAACCCGCCAATGATTTCGGACGACAATATCGATTTTATTCCTTTGGGGATGCGATGTTTATTTTACCAGAAGCAACATTAAAAAGGGAATAG
- a CDS encoding caspase family protein translates to MKHHVCIAVGINQYQYLQPLNYAQKDAEAIYEFLVNGAGFPQDQSLLLTDNSPQVSGMSTYPNQENILDWVESVCNEQLGHEDVLWLFWSGYGFSKEGKDYLLPIDGNPAQLEKTGIPIEKLYDALKAAPTDKILVLLDINRSQGAHAGESVGTQTVELARQKEIPTILSCRREQLSRETSALRQGFFTAALLEGLKTGECSTLDQLIHFLGERLPELTEQHLRPRQKPVFAVYPAIKLQQVLLPESRQVASVSLSNGMREMNMATVEPYQNGTVPLSEDPLKLSTSSDPGTGDLGSQTNEPAEHPKTSAEDLSSKASTSVQQTLPQPPANSTEDTMSDSSFLQRLILWSGATALVLLLGVFLTNKPIFLGEKTAKSSSGTSTVVNNSKPTSATVGTGTPTTPETPPTPQELLQESKLLLKDTSASGFSKAIALAAQIPLGDPQFQQAQANIEQWSQTILDIAEGRAESQNLTGAVDAVKLIPDANPTVYKQGQEKLKEWQAQLAIAEKNQAILTQAKGSIKPGQASSYSDAISKVEQISADQPGYSEAQKLIDQWGNKIWEIAQSRAKKKQYSNAVEAAQLVPEKSSAYADAQKAIAEWETKVKQKK, encoded by the coding sequence ATGAAACATCACGTTTGTATTGCTGTTGGCATTAATCAATATCAATATCTGCAACCCTTAAATTATGCCCAAAAGGATGCAGAAGCTATCTATGAATTTTTGGTAAATGGTGCTGGATTTCCTCAAGATCAGAGTTTATTGCTCACCGATAACTCACCCCAGGTATCGGGGATGTCCACCTACCCGAACCAAGAAAATATTTTAGATTGGGTGGAGTCCGTCTGCAACGAGCAATTGGGCCATGAGGATGTTCTGTGGTTGTTCTGGAGTGGCTATGGGTTTAGTAAAGAGGGAAAAGATTACTTGCTCCCCATTGATGGTAACCCAGCCCAGCTAGAAAAAACGGGGATTCCCATTGAAAAGTTGTATGACGCTCTCAAGGCGGCTCCAACGGATAAAATTTTAGTATTGTTGGATATTAACCGAAGTCAAGGAGCTCACGCTGGGGAAAGTGTGGGAACTCAAACGGTGGAACTCGCCCGCCAAAAGGAAATTCCTACAATTTTATCTTGTCGTCGGGAACAGTTATCACGGGAAACTTCGGCTTTGCGACAAGGGTTTTTTACCGCCGCGTTATTAGAAGGATTAAAAACGGGAGAATGTTCGACATTAGACCAGTTAATCCATTTCTTAGGGGAACGTTTACCCGAACTGACCGAACAACATTTAAGACCGAGACAAAAACCTGTCTTTGCCGTTTATCCAGCAATTAAACTCCAACAGGTACTTTTGCCTGAAAGCCGTCAGGTAGCGAGTGTTAGCCTTTCTAATGGTATGAGGGAAATGAATATGGCGACTGTAGAACCCTACCAAAATGGTACTGTTCCTTTATCCGAAGATCCTCTGAAATTGTCTACATCCTCTGATCCAGGGACTGGAGATCTGGGTTCTCAGACGAATGAACCTGCTGAACACCCTAAAACTTCAGCAGAGGATTTGTCCTCCAAGGCTTCAACTTCTGTACAGCAGACCTTACCCCAACCTCCTGCAAATTCAACAGAGGATACTATGTCAGATAGTTCATTTTTACAACGGTTAATTCTTTGGAGTGGAGCAACGGCACTGGTATTGTTACTGGGTGTTTTTCTCACGAATAAACCGATCTTTTTAGGTGAAAAAACGGCTAAGTCTTCTTCTGGAACTTCAACGGTTGTTAACAATTCAAAACCAACATCAGCAACGGTTGGAACCGGAACCCCGACTACACCGGAAACGCCTCCCACTCCTCAAGAGTTGTTGCAGGAATCAAAACTACTGTTGAAAGATACTTCTGCTTCTGGTTTTAGCAAAGCGATCGCATTAGCTGCACAAATTCCCCTCGGTGATCCTCAGTTTCAGCAAGCACAAGCTAATATTGAACAATGGAGTCAAACCATTCTCGATATTGCAGAAGGACGCGCTGAAAGTCAAAATTTAACTGGTGCTGTTGATGCGGTGAAATTAATTCCCGATGCTAATCCTACGGTTTATAAACAGGGACAAGAAAAGCTCAAAGAGTGGCAAGCTCAATTGGCGATCGCAGAAAAAAATCAAGCCATTTTGACTCAAGCCAAGGGTTCAATTAAGCCCGGTCAAGCGTCATCTTACAGTGATGCGATCAGCAAAGTTGAACAAATTTCGGCGGATCAACCGGGATATTCAGAAGCTCAAAAATTGATTGATCAATGGGGAAATAAAATTTGGGAAATTGCTCAATCTCGTGCTAAGAAAAAACAATATAGTAATGCGGTTGAAGCGGCTCAGTTAGTTCCTGAAAAATCATCAGCTTATGCCGATGCTCAAAAAGCGATCGCTGAATGGGAAACGAAAGTTAAGCAGAAGAAATAA
- the msrA gene encoding peptide-methionine (S)-S-oxide reductase MsrA — protein MYIFGLGKKLKMPSPSDALPGRTEAMPVPDKHYVNGNPLKPPFPPGLEMAMFGMGCFWGAERRFWQQEGVFSTAVGYAAGITPNPTYEEVCSGLTGHNEVVLVVYDPKIISYEQLLKVFWESHDPTQGMRQGNDVGTQYRSGIYTYSDQQRQLAETVRDAYQPSLKQAGYGTITTEILDAPEFYYAESYHQQYLAKNPNGYCGLGGTKVKLPGSSVSC, from the coding sequence ATGTATATCTTTGGACTTGGTAAAAAACTGAAAATGCCCTCCCCCTCCGATGCCTTACCCGGACGGACAGAAGCGATGCCTGTACCCGATAAACATTATGTCAATGGTAATCCCCTCAAACCTCCCTTTCCCCCAGGCTTAGAAATGGCAATGTTTGGGATGGGTTGTTTTTGGGGTGCAGAACGTCGATTTTGGCAGCAGGAGGGAGTGTTTAGTACCGCCGTGGGTTACGCAGCCGGAATTACCCCCAACCCCACCTATGAAGAAGTTTGTAGCGGGTTAACAGGACATAACGAAGTCGTGCTAGTCGTCTATGACCCCAAAATCATTAGTTATGAACAATTACTAAAAGTCTTTTGGGAAAGCCATGACCCAACCCAGGGAATGCGTCAGGGTAACGACGTGGGAACCCAATACCGTTCAGGAATTTATACTTATTCCGACCAACAACGCCAACTTGCTGAAACTGTACGCGATGCTTATCAACCGTCCCTAAAACAAGCGGGTTATGGAACGATCACAACAGAAATTCTGGATGCACCCGAATTTTATTACGCTGAAAGTTACCATCAACAATATTTAGCCAAAAATCCTAATGGTTATTGTGGTTTAGGCGGAACAAAAGTCAAACTTCCAGGTTCAAGCGTGAGTTGTTAG